The sequence TCACTCTTCTTCCAAATAAAGAATGAAAAATATAATAATTTTTTTCTACCTTATAATTTTCTATTATTATTTTATTTAAATGAGGAATACCAATATAATCATTTTGTAATAAAAAATAATTATAAATTTCCTCTGCTATTTCTTTTTTTATATAACAAAATTTTTCAATAAATTTAATAATATCTTCTTTTTCTTCTTTGTTTATTCTTTCATTAATTAATTTTCTGAATCTTTGTATGTCTAAAGCAAGGTCAAAAGATAAAGGTAAAATTTCTGAAAACCAAGAAGGAATCGTAGGAGGCCTATCAATAGTTTGGCTAACATATAATTTCATTCCTCTACTAAACATATATACATATTTATTACCACCCAAAACAAAAACGTCCCCTTTCTTCATTCTCTCAAAAAAACTTTCATCTATATTTCCTATTTTTATTTCTTTTCCATCTTTTCTTAAGATAACAGAAATAAAAGATTCTTCTGGTATTGTTCCTATATTTGTCATGTATATCATTCTTGCCAATTTTCCCTTTTTACCTATTTCTCCTGTTTTTTCATCATACCAAATTTTTGCATAAACTCTTTTATCTTCTAAAGCATATTCTCCAGCTAAATAAGATATAACAGAAAGAAAATCTTCATAACTTAAGTATTTATAACAATAACTCCCTCTAATTATATTAAACATATCTTTTATATTATATTTTTTTGTTATAGCCATTCCATAGATATGTTGGGACAAAACATCTAAGCAGTTTTTAGGAATTTCTACATTATCTATTTTTCTTTCTATTATATTCTTTAACATTATACTACATTCTACTAAATCATCTTTATCTAAAACAATAAATCTTCCTTTGATAGTGTCATGTAATTTATGACCGGCCCTTCCTATTCTTTGTAATGCTCTTGCAACAGATTTTGGGCTTCCTAATAAAATCACCATATCTATATAGCCTATATCTATTCCTAACTCTAAACTTGTAGAAGACACAATAACTTTTAATTTTCCTTCTCTTAATTTCTTTTCAATATCAAATCTATACTCTCTACTTAAACTTCCATGATGAGCACCTATATCATCTAAATATTTATTTGGAAAAATTTCTTTTAAGTGATTTACAACTCTTTCGGTAGCACTTCTTGTATTTGTAAATATTAAGGTAGTCTTATTTTGTTGTATTAAATTATCAATTACCTCATAAAGATATTTATTTATTTCTTTATTTTCATTAAAAATATCACCAATATATAAAACATTAACATCCAATTTTTTTTCAAAATTAACATTTGCTATTACACATTCGTTAGAGCTTCCAATTAAAAATTTAGCTATTTCTTCTAAAGGAGATATTGTAGCAGATAACCCTATTCTAACAAAATCATAACTTATTTCCTTTAATCTTTCTAAGCTCAATGATAAATGTGTGCCTCTTTTATTAGCTAAAGAATGAATCTCGTCTATAATTACATATTCTACATTATCTAATTTTTCAATAAACTTTTTTGAAGTTATTATTATAGAAAGAGTTTCTGGAGTGGTTATTAATATATGTGGAGGTTTTTTTAACTGCTCTTGTCTTTCCTTTATTGTTGTGTCTCCTGTTCTTAACGAAATTCTTATTTTTTGCAGTTTTATATTTCTTTTTTTTGCTATTTCTTCTATTTCATTTAAAGGAGTTATTAAATTTACATATATATCATTACTTAATGCTCTTAAAGGAGAAGTATATATGACATAAACTTTATCTTCCAATTCATTTTTTTCAGCAAGAATAATAAGATAATTTAAAATGCTTAAAAAAGCAGTAAGAGTTTTTGTTCCACCAGTAGGAGCAGAAATCAAAGTATTTTTTCTTTTCCATATAGGAATAACACCATATAGTTGCGTTTTACTAAAATTTTCAAATTTTGAAAAAAACCATTCTTTAACTAAAGGGTGTAAAATTTCATTTATTTTTTCTTTGCTTACCTCTTTGGCATATTCTATTTTATATTCTTCCATTTTAATCAAAAAATTAAATGATAGTTATATTTAAATTTAATTTTATACTCTTTAAAGATATAAATTTCAAAATAATAACTTATGATAAAATATATAAATTATTAAAAAATAGTTCTTCTATGAAACTTTCTCAAAACAAAAAAGAAAAAATACAAGAACAAATAATATCTTATTTATTAACTATTTACCCTTCTTCTAAATTTACCGCAGAAATTGCAAGAGAAATTGCAAGAGACGAAGAATTTACACTAAAATTATTAAAAGATTTAGAAGAAAAAAGAATAGTTTCAAAAATAGTAAAAAATCCAAAAGGAAAGCCTTATTCAAAAAGAATTAGATGGTGTTTATCTAAACAAGCTTATTTTGCTTATCAGAGTTAAAAAAATATTTTATAATAAATAAATATTTATAAAACTATATTGTTAATTTTTTTTATGGATAAAATAAAAAAATCTTTTCAAAAAGTAAAAGAGGATATCTTTTTTTTAGGAGAAAAAATCTCAAAATTAGAAGAATCTATTTCTAAAATTAATTCGTTTTTAGAAATAATAAATAAGGAGATAACAGAATTAAAACTAAATATATTAGAAAATAATTCAAAAATAAAAAATAAAAATAATAATTTATTTATTCCAACACAAAAAGAAAAAATACAGACAAATAACAGTGATATAAAGACAAATAAAGAAGATTCGGCAGATAAAATATATTTTAAAGGCTTAAAAAAAGAAAATTATAATGTTTCCATAGGAAATAATGGGGTTCCAACAGACAGACAGACAGACAGACAGACAAACGAACAAACAAAAAATATAGAAGAAAATAATAAAAAAATAAATAAAATAGATAATAAAAATAATATTAGTGAAATATCAGTAGTGCCTAATTACTATAAAGAAAAATATAAAAATTTAAATGTAGTGGATAAAAATAAAGAAAACATAACAATAAAAAATGATTTTGAAGAAATATTAAAAATATTAAATAGTTTAGATATCATAAAAAAAGAAATAAGAAACAAATTTAAAAGATTAACAGAACAAGAATTTAAGGTTTTTTCTTATATTTATGATTTAGAGGAAAAAGGATTTTTAGTAGATTATAAATTACTTTCAGAAAAATTAAATTTGACAGAATCTTCCGTAAGAGATTACGTAGGAAAATTAATAAAAAAAGGAATTCCTATAATAAAAGAAAAAATAAATAATAAACAGGTCATTCTTCATATAAGTAAAGAACTAAAGGAAGTAACACCTTTAGAAACAATAATTAAATTAAGAAATATTTAAAAAATTAATTATAATTATTAAAAGTTCGTTTTAAATTTATTAATATTATTAATATAAATTATAAATTATGATAATATATTTATGTTAATATTATTCGTTGTAACGATTATTTAATTATTAATATCTTATATTATAAAATGATCTATATATATTTCTATTATTAAGCCTTATAAATAAAAAATTTTTACATTTTATTTAATTCTCTAACTTTCTTAATATCTAAATTTTTAAATAACACAATTATTAATTAATTTAATTTTTTATTTTTTAAGCTTTAAAAAGCTATTTTTTTATTTCACACTTTTTATTTTTTTATTAATTATCACTCAATTTCCTCTATTTTTTCACTTTTTTTCTTTTTATTATCTCTCACTTTTACGTTTTTTAATATTCTTTCTTTTATACTATCCTCTATAAATATCCTTTTTTTACCATTTTTTTCAATTATCTCTTGAATTAAACCCTCACTTTTCTGTTTTATTGAGTTTATTTGCCCTCTTATAGTAGCTCTTGTTTTTCCCATCATTGCAGCAAGATCATCATAACTTAATTTTAGGTCTGTATTTAACAATACCCAAATTATTGCTCTTTCCATAGCACTAAAATTCTTAAAAATGCCATAAACACCTGTTTGAACAGGTGTTTGAACACCTAAACAAACACCTTCAACAGCTGTTTGTTTTTCAATTTTTTGAACAGGTGTTTTAAACAGCTGTTTAAACAGCTCTTTATCAATAGTATCAACAATATTTTTTAATCCTTCTATTTCATTTTTTATCGACGATATTTGCTGTTTTATATCAGAAATATCATTTTCTATTTTTTCATCCTTCTTATTCAAATGTTCAACCCACAAACCAAGGTTGTTTATATCCTTTTTTACAGCTTCAAAGCT is a genomic window of Candidatus Pacearchaeota archaeon containing:
- a CDS encoding ATP-dependent helicase, producing the protein MEEYKIEYAKEVSKEKINEILHPLVKEWFFSKFENFSKTQLYGVIPIWKRKNTLISAPTGGTKTLTAFLSILNYLIILAEKNELEDKVYVIYTSPLRALSNDIYVNLITPLNEIEEIAKKRNIKLQKIRISLRTGDTTIKERQEQLKKPPHILITTPETLSIIITSKKFIEKLDNVEYVIIDEIHSLANKRGTHLSLSLERLKEISYDFVRIGLSATISPLEEIAKFLIGSSNECVIANVNFEKKLDVNVLYIGDIFNENKEINKYLYEVIDNLIQQNKTTLIFTNTRSATERVVNHLKEIFPNKYLDDIGAHHGSLSREYRFDIEKKLREGKLKVIVSSTSLELGIDIGYIDMVILLGSPKSVARALQRIGRAGHKLHDTIKGRFIVLDKDDLVECSIMLKNIIERKIDNVEIPKNCLDVLSQHIYGMAITKKYNIKDMFNIIRGSYCYKYLSYEDFLSVISYLAGEYALEDKRVYAKIWYDEKTGEIGKKGKLARMIYMTNIGTIPEESFISVILRKDGKEIKIGNIDESFFERMKKGDVFVLGGNKYVYMFSRGMKLYVSQTIDRPPTIPSWFSEILPLSFDLALDIQRFRKLINERINKEEKEDIIKFIEKFCYIKKEIAEEIYNYFLLQNDYIGIPHLNKIIIENYKVEKNYYIFHSLFGRRVNDALSRAIAFILAKQNVRDIEIGINDNGFYLIGENINKEKIEKTLNFINENNLEEILKEAIEKSEILKRRFRHCASRALTILRNYKGNKKSIAKLQLKSSFLIDSVRRLDNNFPILKETRREILEDVMDIKNAKKVINWIKNKDIKIEFKETRICSPFAINLILQSYYDIIKIEDKLNFIKRVYEEIKKNSIKNL